The Streptomyces sp. M92 nucleotide sequence CGCCGGGCTCCATCAAGGGCGTCACGCTGGCAGACAACGCCGCGCACCTCATCGGCGTCCTGGAGCGGGCCAAGGGCAACGGGCCGGTGATCCTCGTCGCGCACAGCCGGGGCGGGGTCACGGCCACCGCCGCGGCCAACGCGCGACCGGACCTCATCGACCGCATCGTCTACGTCTCCGCCTGGTGCCCGGTCGACCTCACCGTCGGCGACTACTACGCCGAACCGGAGATGGCCTCGGTCGACGCCGCCTCGCTGGGCCTGGCGATGGCCGGGAACCCGGCCGAACTCGGTCTGCTGCGCGTCAACTTCCGCACCGCCGACCGCGACGCCCTCGCGGCGCTCCGGGCCGCCTTCCTGGCCGACGGCACGGAGGAGGAGTTCCTGACCTTCCTCAACACCTTCCAGCCGGACGAGAACCTCGACGCCGGTACCAGTGCCGACCGCGCGCAGGCGTCGACCTGGGGCCGCGTCCCGAAGACCTTCGTGCGCCTCGCCGACGACGCGAGCATGCCCCTCGCCATGCAGGACCGCCTGATCCGCGAGGGCAACGCGCTGACCCCGGACAACCCGTACGACGTCCGCACCCTCGCCGGCAGCCACCTGAAGTGGCTCGTCGACCCGGCACCGGCGGCCCGCGTCCTGGGGGGACTCGCCTGAAGCGGGACCCTCGGTGATGGGTAGCCTCCCGGGATGACCGCAACGTTCGACCATGCCGTCCGTGCCCGGCTGCGGGCTCCCAACGTCTGGTACGTCGGTACCGTGTTCGCCGACGGAGCGCCGCAGGTCAGCCCGATGTGGGTGGACCTGGAGGGAGAGGGTGAGCTGACGTTCAACACGTCGGTGGGCCGGGTGAAGGAGGAGAACCTGCGCCGCGACCCCCGCGTCTACCTCTCGCACGCGGACGCCGCCGATCCCTTCGACCGCGTACAGATCAGTGGGGTGGTGGCCCGTTTCATCGAGGGTCAGGAGGCACACGACCGGATGGACCGGCTGGCCCGCAAGTACCTGGGCAGCGAACGGTTCGAGTGGACCATGCCCGGGGAACGACGGGTCGCGGTGATCGTGCGTCCGGTCAAGGTCCGGCACATCGTCGGAGTGGAGCGGTTCCGGCCCGGCGGTCCCGTTCCCGCTCCCTGACGGGCCGCCGGCCGGAGGCGGCACGCTCAGCCGAGCGGATCGGTGGTGTCGCGCAGGGTGGCCAGCACCGGTGCGTACATGCGGGCCTTGATGGTGCCGAGCGTGTCACCGGCCTTGTTCACCTGCGCCTGGGCGATCTCGATCGCGGTCGAACGCACGGCGTCCTCACCGGCCGCCTGGTCGACGATGCCGACGGCGGCGGCGTCGGTGCCGCCGTAGCGGCGGGCGGTGAGCATGGCCTCGTGGGCGGTCTGCGGCGCCAGCCGGGACTGGACGAGCGCGGCCATGCCGGGGGTGAAGGGGATGTTGATGTCCGCTTCGGGCAGGCACCAGTAGCCGCGGTCGGCGCGCATCACGCGGAAGTCGTGGGCGAGGGAGAGCATCGCGCCCGCGGCGAAGGTGTGCCCCTGCAGCGCGGCCACCGTGACGACCGGCAGGGACAGCATCCGCGCGAACAGTTCATGGACGGAGACGACGTAGTCCTGGTGCTGGTCGGCGTGGGCGAACAGCCAGTCCAGGTCGAGCCCGTTGGACCAGAACTTTCCGGTGGCGGCGGAGACCAGGGCGCGGGGACCTTCCGCCTTCTCCACTTCGTCGAGGGCGGCGCCGACCGCGGTGAGCCATTCAGGGTGGAAGCGGTTCTCCCCGTCGCCGAGGTCGAGGACGAAGACGTTCCCGTGGCGGTCGAGCGCGGGCATGGTGACTCCTTCTTGCCGGGCGGCCAGGGCCGCATGCTACTTGCCAGTAACTTATGAGTCGTGGCACAGCACGCGCAAGAAGGTCACCGCTGGCGCCGGCGTCGCACGTGCGGCCAGTCGGCGAGCTCATCGGCGCCGGGGGGCTGGGCGGCGGCCTGCTCGACGGAGTCGTGGAACGCGTAGACGGGGCGCAGGCCACCGAGCGAGAAGACGCGCAGCAGACCCGGGTCGGCGCACGCGATCCGCAGCGAGCCGTGACGGCTCTGGATGTGCTTGGTGACGGCGACGATCATGCCGAGCCCCGTCGAGTCCAGGAAGGGTGCGCCGCACAGGTCCAGTACGAAGTGGCGGTGGCCGTCGGCGAGGAGCCCGTCCACCGCGGCACGGACGAGGGGAGCGAAGGCGATGTCGATCTCGCCGTCGGCCTCGACGACCGTCCAGCCGTTCGTCACGCGCCAGCCGACCGATTCCTGCTGCCTCGCCATGCCCTGATCACGCACGCCCGTGCTCCCTCAGCCTCGCCTGTTCCGACCGACAAGACCAGGAAACGCGCTATGCGCCATACATCACAAGAGTCCCGATTTCAGATGGTGAGCGAGAGCCTTGTGGACACTCGCTCCGCGGTGGCCACCAGCGTCTCCACCGCGCCTTCCAAGCTGGAGGTGCGGCCGGCGCCCAGCGAGATCCCGAGCGAACCGATGGTGTCGCCGTTCCGCACGGGGACCGCGACGCACGCGGTGCCGAGGGAGTACTCCTCGATGTCGGTGACCGCGGGGCCGTCGGACATGAGGTCGAGGCGTCGTAGCAGTTCAGCGCGGTGAGTGATGGTGCGCGGAGTGAGATCGTGGAGCTTGTGGCGGGAGAGGTAGTCGGCGCGGGCCTCACCGTCGAGGTCGCGCAGCACGCACTTGCCGAGGGCCGTGGCGTGCCCCGCCTCCTCGAAGCCGACCCAGAGATCGACGCGGGGCGCCTTCGGCCCGTCCACGATCTCCGCGACCCTGATCTCGCCTTCCTCGTAGAAGGTCAGATAGGCCGCGGCCGACAGGCCGTCCCTGAGCTCCGTGAGTGTCGGACGGACCCTGCTGAGCGCCGCCTGATCACGGCTCCCTCCGTGCAGCGCGTCCAGCTTCTCCCCGAGGACGAACGTGCCGTCCTCGAGTTTGCGCACGTAGCCGTCGTGCACCATCGTGCGCAACAGGTGATAGGTGGTGGCCAGCGCCAGCCCCGTCTCACGTGCCAGCTGTTTTGCCGGTACGCCGCCCTCGTGCGCACCCACGGCCTCCATCAGCCGGAAGGCTCGCTGCACCGACGAGATGAGTGTCGGGCCGTCCTTGCCGCCCATGCCTCCACCATGCTTCGCACAGACAAGCCCTGGCAAGTCGGACTCGGCCGCCGAGCCCGCTGAGCTCCGGCGAGTCCTACTTGACGCACCGCACCCTCCCCCGCGGGGCGGAGGAGGTCCGCCGCGGCGGACGACGCACCGCTGCCACGTCCGAGGCCAGCATGTACGCCATGACGACCCCGAACGACCACCTCCCCGCCGCCGCGCCCGCGCCCGCCTGGGCACGCCGTGCCGCCCACGCCGTCGCGCTGTGCGCACTGCCGTCGGGCCTGTGGCGCATCGCCATGGCATCCGGCGTCTACGTGGGCTACAGCGACCAGGTGCTGCGCGACGTCTACGACATCCCGGGCTGGGGCATCGCATACGTCGTCGGCCTGTCCGTCCTCGCCGAGGTGGCCGCACTGCTCCCGCTGCTGCTCGTCAGCGACCGGTGGCGGCCCCTGCGCCCCTCGACCCTCACCAGGGCGGCCTGGGCCGCATCGGGCACTCTCGCCCTGGTGGCGCTGTGGCAACTCGTCGTCGCTGTCACCGTGGAAAGCCGGACGTACCTGTCGAGCGGTGCGGCGCAGACGGTGTGGGGCATGGCTTTCGCTCCGCTGTTCGCCATTCCCGTCCTGACGACTGCGGTGACCTGGTCGTACGCGAAGCGGCACCGGGGTTGTGGCTGAGGCGCCCCGAGGGGGAGCATCGGTCGTCGCACTGGATCGAGGGGGAGCCGTGCCGTTCATGGACGC carries:
- a CDS encoding alpha/beta hydrolase codes for the protein MQPTFVLVHGAFANSFSFAPLQAELGLLGHRSVAVDLPGHGFAATYSHAYQAPQDLEGLATAPGSIKGVTLADNAAHLIGVLERAKGNGPVILVAHSRGGVTATAAANARPDLIDRIVYVSAWCPVDLTVGDYYAEPEMASVDAASLGLAMAGNPAELGLLRVNFRTADRDALAALRAAFLADGTEEEFLTFLNTFQPDENLDAGTSADRAQASTWGRVPKTFVRLADDASMPLAMQDRLIREGNALTPDNPYDVRTLAGSHLKWLVDPAPAARVLGGLA
- a CDS encoding TIGR03618 family F420-dependent PPOX class oxidoreductase — protein: MTATFDHAVRARLRAPNVWYVGTVFADGAPQVSPMWVDLEGEGELTFNTSVGRVKEENLRRDPRVYLSHADAADPFDRVQISGVVARFIEGQEAHDRMDRLARKYLGSERFEWTMPGERRVAVIVRPVKVRHIVGVERFRPGGPVPAP
- a CDS encoding enoyl-CoA hydratase-related protein, with translation MPALDRHGNVFVLDLGDGENRFHPEWLTAVGAALDEVEKAEGPRALVSAATGKFWSNGLDLDWLFAHADQHQDYVVSVHELFARMLSLPVVTVAALQGHTFAAGAMLSLAHDFRVMRADRGYWCLPEADINIPFTPGMAALVQSRLAPQTAHEAMLTARRYGGTDAAAVGIVDQAAGEDAVRSTAIEIAQAQVNKAGDTLGTIKARMYAPVLATLRDTTDPLG
- a CDS encoding STAS domain-containing protein; this encodes MRDQGMARQQESVGWRVTNGWTVVEADGEIDIAFAPLVRAAVDGLLADGHRHFVLDLCGAPFLDSTGLGMIVAVTKHIQSRHGSLRIACADPGLLRVFSLGGLRPVYAFHDSVEQAAAQPPGADELADWPHVRRRRQR
- a CDS encoding IclR family transcriptional regulator, with amino-acid sequence MGGKDGPTLISSVQRAFRLMEAVGAHEGGVPAKQLARETGLALATTYHLLRTMVHDGYVRKLEDGTFVLGEKLDALHGGSRDQAALSRVRPTLTELRDGLSAAAYLTFYEEGEIRVAEIVDGPKAPRVDLWVGFEEAGHATALGKCVLRDLDGEARADYLSRHKLHDLTPRTITHRAELLRRLDLMSDGPAVTDIEEYSLGTACVAVPVRNGDTIGSLGISLGAGRTSSLEGAVETLVATAERVSTRLSLTI